The proteins below come from a single Kitasatospora sp. NBC_00315 genomic window:
- a CDS encoding class I SAM-dependent methyltransferase: MSEPDFLCNTRSSYDALAADYGRRFRDEMAAKPLDRAVLAAFAELVRTAGLGPVADVGCGTGRVTAHLNGLDVPVSGIDVSPRMIAAARRAHPGLRFEVGSMLALDLPDAALGGLLAWYSVIHIPEDRLPEVFAEFHRVLAPGGYLQLAFQVGDEPLHLTEALGHPVSLDLHRRRPERVAEQLALAGIPVRARLLREADEEGEFPERTPQAFLLARKPATVRAWP; the protein is encoded by the coding sequence GTGAGCGAACCGGACTTCCTGTGCAACACCCGTTCCTCCTACGACGCGTTGGCCGCCGACTACGGCCGGCGGTTCCGGGACGAGATGGCGGCCAAACCACTGGACCGGGCGGTTCTCGCCGCGTTCGCCGAGCTGGTCCGGACCGCCGGTCTCGGCCCGGTCGCCGATGTCGGTTGCGGGACCGGCCGCGTGACGGCCCATCTGAACGGCCTGGACGTCCCCGTCTCCGGCATCGACGTCTCGCCGCGGATGATCGCCGCCGCCCGGCGGGCGCACCCGGGGCTGCGCTTCGAGGTGGGCTCGATGCTCGCCCTGGACCTGCCGGATGCCGCGCTCGGCGGCCTGCTGGCCTGGTACTCGGTCATCCACATCCCCGAGGACCGGCTGCCGGAGGTGTTCGCGGAGTTCCACCGCGTGCTGGCCCCCGGCGGCTATCTCCAGCTGGCCTTCCAGGTCGGCGACGAGCCGTTGCACCTGACGGAGGCACTCGGCCACCCCGTCTCGCTCGACCTCCACCGCCGTCGGCCCGAGCGGGTCGCCGAGCAACTGGCCCTGGCCGGGATCCCCGTCCGGGCCCGGCTGCTGCGTGAGGCCGACGAGGAGGGCGAGTTCCCGGAACGGACACCGCAGGCGTTCCTGCTGGCCCGCAAGCCGGCGACCGTGCGGGCTTGGCCCTGA
- a CDS encoding DUF2797 domain-containing protein → MTTIGPARSAPAWTATGLRWQDGRPVLTALNGAHEHRRTVTAGTSIGWQIGGPRRCAGVRTAGGHHPCPYDAAVEPSGRASQCPSCQGADPGLMLARDQILDDGRTYRLYLAWFGTGVVKVGLTAEQRGTARLLEQGALGYTFVGRGSLPGVRRAELTVAQAGLARERLTTRTKTACWWGVPDAGPRQRELSELRTSVLRLLTGHAIELLPDGPLADHVGLFGLAAGAPPLYREVTALSDGATLSGVLRAPVGRHLLIDTEPAEPPLLLDTRLLTGWTLAPAGPAPCTGLGLALRRRPAEPAAQESLF, encoded by the coding sequence GTGACGACCATCGGCCCCGCCCGTTCCGCCCCCGCCTGGACGGCGACGGGTCTGCGCTGGCAGGACGGCCGGCCGGTCCTGACGGCCCTGAACGGCGCGCACGAGCACCGTCGGACGGTGACCGCCGGCACCTCGATCGGCTGGCAGATCGGCGGCCCGCGCCGATGCGCCGGCGTGCGGACGGCCGGCGGGCACCACCCGTGCCCCTACGACGCGGCCGTCGAGCCGAGCGGCAGGGCCTCGCAGTGCCCCTCCTGCCAGGGCGCCGACCCCGGGCTGATGCTGGCCCGCGACCAGATCCTCGACGACGGCCGGACCTACCGGCTCTACCTGGCCTGGTTCGGCACCGGCGTCGTCAAGGTCGGCCTCACCGCCGAGCAGCGCGGCACGGCACGCCTGCTGGAGCAGGGAGCCCTGGGGTACACCTTCGTCGGGCGGGGATCACTGCCGGGCGTACGCCGGGCGGAGCTCACCGTCGCCCAGGCCGGACTGGCCCGCGAGCGGCTCACGACCAGGACGAAGACCGCCTGCTGGTGGGGCGTCCCGGACGCCGGGCCGCGGCAGCGGGAGCTGTCCGAGCTGCGGACGTCGGTACTCCGGCTGCTGACCGGCCATGCGATCGAACTCCTGCCGGACGGTCCGCTGGCCGACCACGTCGGCCTCTTCGGTCTGGCGGCGGGCGCCCCGCCGCTCTACCGCGAGGTCACCGCGCTCAGCGACGGCGCGACCCTCTCCGGCGTGCTGCGAGCGCCGGTCGGCCGCCACCTCCTGATCGACACCGAGCCGGCGGAGCCGCCGTTGCTGCTCGACACCCGCCTGCTCACCGGCTGGACGCTCGCGCCGGCCGGCCCCGCGCCCTGCACGGGCCTCGGGCTGGCCCTGCGCCGCCGGCCGGCGGAGCCGGCGGCGCAGGAGTCGCTGTTCTGA
- the araA gene encoding L-arabinose isomerase: MKAIEGREVWFLTGSQGLYGQDTLRQVAEQSRQIADTLGDDPTIPVTVTCKPVLTDAAAIRRICLEANADDNCIGLIAWMHTFSPAKMWIAGLDALRKPLLHLHTQANAHLPWSTIDMDFMNLNQAAHGDREFGYIQSRLGIPRKTVAGHVSDPCVTTRIASWTRAAAGRAELATLKLARFGDNMRDVAVTEGDKVEAQLRLGVSVNTYGVNDLTEVVDAAADADITELVKEYEDTYHLAPELRTGAERHDSLRYAARIELGLRTFLTEGGFKAFTTNFEDLGGLRQLPGLAVQRLMADGHGFGGEGDWKTSVLLRTLKVMATGLPGGTSFMEDYTYHLEPGSELILGAHMLEVCPSIAATTPSCEIHPLGIGGREDPVRLVFDAASGPAVVIGMADMGDRFRLVANEIDVVQPTEPLPNLPVARAVWQPRPNLRTSTEAWLTAGAPHHTVLSSAVGTEELADLADMLSVELLTIDADTTIRRFTQELRWNQAYHRLAQGF; the protein is encoded by the coding sequence ATGAAGGCAATCGAGGGCCGCGAGGTCTGGTTCCTGACCGGCAGCCAGGGTCTCTACGGCCAGGACACCCTGCGCCAGGTCGCCGAACAGTCCCGGCAGATCGCCGACACCCTGGGCGACGACCCGACCATCCCCGTCACCGTGACCTGCAAACCCGTCCTCACCGACGCCGCGGCCATCCGCCGGATCTGCCTGGAGGCCAACGCCGACGACAACTGCATCGGCCTCATCGCCTGGATGCACACCTTCTCCCCCGCCAAGATGTGGATCGCCGGCCTGGACGCCCTGCGCAAGCCCCTGCTCCACCTGCACACCCAGGCCAACGCCCACCTGCCCTGGTCCACCATCGACATGGACTTCATGAACCTGAACCAGGCCGCCCACGGCGACCGCGAGTTCGGCTACATCCAGTCCCGCCTCGGCATACCCCGCAAGACCGTCGCCGGCCACGTCAGCGACCCCTGCGTGACCACCCGCATCGCCTCCTGGACCCGCGCCGCCGCCGGCCGCGCCGAACTCGCCACCCTCAAACTCGCCCGCTTCGGTGACAACATGCGCGACGTCGCCGTCACCGAGGGCGACAAGGTCGAAGCCCAGCTGCGACTCGGCGTCTCCGTCAACACCTACGGCGTCAACGACCTCACCGAAGTCGTCGACGCCGCCGCCGACGCCGACATCACCGAACTCGTCAAGGAGTACGAGGACACCTACCACCTCGCCCCCGAACTACGAACCGGCGCCGAGCGCCACGACTCCCTGCGCTACGCCGCCCGGATCGAACTGGGCCTGCGCACCTTCCTCACCGAAGGCGGCTTCAAGGCCTTCACCACCAACTTCGAGGACCTCGGCGGGCTGCGCCAGCTCCCCGGCCTCGCCGTCCAGCGCCTGATGGCCGACGGCCACGGCTTCGGCGGCGAAGGCGACTGGAAGACCTCCGTCCTCCTGCGCACCCTCAAGGTCATGGCCACCGGCCTGCCCGGCGGCACCTCCTTCATGGAGGACTACACCTACCACCTGGAACCCGGCAGCGAACTGATCCTCGGCGCGCACATGCTGGAGGTCTGCCCGAGCATCGCCGCCACCACCCCCTCCTGCGAGATCCACCCGCTGGGCATCGGCGGCCGCGAGGACCCGGTCCGCCTGGTCTTCGACGCCGCGAGCGGCCCCGCCGTCGTCATCGGTATGGCCGACATGGGCGACCGCTTCCGCCTCGTCGCCAACGAGATCGACGTCGTCCAGCCGACCGAACCACTGCCCAACCTGCCCGTCGCCCGCGCCGTCTGGCAACCCCGCCCCAACCTGCGCACCTCCACCGAGGCCTGGCTCACCGCCGGGGCCCCCCACCACACCGTCCTCTCCAGCGCCGTCGGCACCGAAGAACTCGCTGACCTCGCCGACATGCTCTCCGTCGAACTCCTCACCATCGACGCCGACACCACCATCCGCCGCTTCACCCAGGAACTGCGCTGGAACCAGGCCTACCACCGCCTCGCCCAGGGCTTCTGA
- a CDS encoding L-ribulose-5-phosphate 4-epimerase has product MSPLDDTVALLRRQVCDLHQELVRYQLVVWTAGNVSARVPGEDLLVIKPSGVPYDELTPDNMILCDLDGTVVEGAHSPSSDTAAHAYVYRHRPDVGGVVHTHSTYASAWAARGEAVPCVLTAMADEFGAEIPVGPFALIGDDSIGHGIVHTLAGHRSPAVLMKNHGVFTIGKDAKAAVKAAVMCEDVARTVHISRQLGEPLPIAQGDVDALNHRYQHVYGQQPAAQ; this is encoded by the coding sequence ATGAGCCCCCTCGACGACACCGTCGCCCTGCTGCGCCGCCAGGTCTGCGACCTGCACCAGGAACTCGTGCGCTACCAACTGGTGGTCTGGACGGCCGGGAACGTCTCGGCGCGGGTGCCGGGGGAGGACCTGCTGGTCATCAAGCCCAGCGGCGTCCCCTACGACGAGTTGACGCCCGACAACATGATCCTCTGCGACCTGGACGGCACCGTCGTCGAGGGCGCCCACAGCCCGTCCTCCGACACCGCCGCCCACGCCTACGTCTACCGCCACCGCCCCGACGTCGGCGGCGTGGTCCACACCCACTCCACCTACGCCAGCGCCTGGGCGGCCCGCGGCGAGGCCGTCCCCTGCGTGCTGACCGCGATGGCCGACGAGTTCGGCGCGGAGATCCCGGTCGGCCCGTTCGCCCTGATCGGTGACGACTCCATCGGCCACGGCATCGTGCACACCCTGGCCGGCCACCGCTCGCCCGCCGTCCTGATGAAGAACCACGGTGTCTTCACCATCGGCAAGGACGCCAAAGCCGCCGTCAAGGCCGCCGTGATGTGCGAGGACGTCGCCCGCACCGTCCACATCTCCCGCCAACTCGGCGAACCCCTGCCCATCGCGCAGGGTGACGTCGACGCTCTCAACCACCGCTACCAGCACGTGTACGGCCAGCAGCCCGCTGCCCAGTGA
- a CDS encoding ribulokinase, protein MTSPLPDSESYVVGVDFGTLSGRAVVVRVRDGEELGSAVHVYPHGVIEERLPGSGAVLPPDWALQHPQDWLEVLRVAVPAALAASGVDPADVIGIATDFTACTVLPTLADGTPLAEVSEWAGRPHAWPKLWKHHAAQGQADRINALAHERGEKWIARYGGKISAEWQYAKALQVLEEDGVVYDATERWIEAADWIVWQLTGTESRNTCTAGYKGIHQDGHYPDEDYLAALNPAFADFARTRLEHPLAPLGSRVGSLTATAASWTGLPPGIAVAAGNVDAHVAAPAARAIDNGQLLAIMGTSTCHVLNGATLAEVPGICGVVDGGIINGSYGYEAGQSAVGDIFAWWLRQGPPAHYQAEADTNGEDLHQLLTRKSADQPVGAHGLIALDWMNGNRSTLVDHHLSGVIIGLTLTTRPEDVYRALLESTAYGTRTIVDALEQGGVPVTEFIVTGGLKKNPLLMQIYADVLRRPVSLAQSEQGPALGSAIHAAVAAGAHPDVRAAAAAMGRVQRDAYLPDPARADAYDALFAEYRLLHEHFGTGADKQLHRLRAIRNTALAAAPAPIRNSEA, encoded by the coding sequence GTGACCTCACCGCTTCCGGACAGCGAGAGCTATGTCGTAGGTGTCGATTTCGGCACTCTCTCCGGTCGTGCCGTCGTGGTGCGGGTGCGGGACGGCGAGGAGCTGGGCTCGGCGGTTCACGTGTATCCGCACGGGGTGATCGAGGAGCGGCTTCCGGGTTCGGGTGCGGTGTTGCCGCCGGACTGGGCGCTTCAGCATCCGCAGGACTGGCTCGAGGTGTTGCGGGTGGCGGTCCCGGCGGCGCTGGCGGCCTCGGGTGTGGACCCGGCCGACGTGATCGGTATCGCGACGGACTTCACCGCCTGCACGGTGCTGCCGACGCTGGCGGACGGCACCCCGCTGGCGGAGGTCTCCGAGTGGGCGGGGCGCCCTCACGCGTGGCCCAAGCTGTGGAAGCACCACGCGGCGCAGGGCCAGGCGGATCGGATCAACGCGTTGGCGCACGAGCGTGGCGAGAAGTGGATCGCCCGCTACGGCGGGAAGATCTCCGCGGAGTGGCAGTACGCGAAGGCGCTGCAGGTGCTGGAGGAGGACGGCGTCGTCTACGACGCCACGGAGCGGTGGATCGAGGCCGCCGACTGGATCGTGTGGCAGCTCACCGGCACGGAGAGCCGCAACACCTGCACCGCCGGCTACAAGGGCATCCACCAGGACGGCCACTACCCCGACGAGGACTACCTCGCCGCGCTGAACCCTGCGTTCGCCGACTTCGCCCGCACCCGCCTGGAACACCCGCTGGCCCCGCTCGGCTCCCGGGTCGGCTCGCTCACCGCCACCGCCGCCTCCTGGACGGGCCTGCCCCCGGGCATCGCGGTCGCCGCCGGCAACGTCGACGCCCACGTCGCCGCCCCCGCCGCCCGAGCCATCGACAACGGCCAACTCCTCGCCATCATGGGCACCTCCACCTGCCACGTCCTCAACGGCGCCACCCTCGCCGAGGTCCCCGGCATCTGCGGCGTCGTCGACGGCGGCATCATCAACGGCTCCTACGGCTACGAAGCCGGCCAGAGCGCCGTCGGCGACATCTTCGCCTGGTGGCTGCGCCAGGGCCCACCCGCCCACTACCAGGCCGAGGCCGACACCAACGGCGAGGACCTGCACCAACTCCTCACCCGCAAGAGCGCCGACCAGCCCGTCGGCGCCCACGGCCTCATCGCCCTGGACTGGATGAACGGCAACCGCTCCACCCTCGTCGACCACCACCTCAGCGGCGTCATCATCGGCCTCACCCTCACCACCCGCCCCGAGGACGTCTACCGCGCCCTCCTGGAATCCACCGCCTACGGCACCCGCACCATCGTCGACGCCCTCGAACAGGGCGGCGTCCCCGTCACCGAATTCATCGTCACCGGCGGCCTCAAGAAGAACCCCCTCCTCATGCAGATCTACGCCGACGTGCTGCGCCGCCCGGTCTCCCTCGCGCAGTCCGAACAGGGCCCGGCACTGGGCTCGGCGATCCACGCGGCGGTCGCCGCCGGCGCACACCCCGACGTCCGGGCGGCCGCCGCCGCGATGGGCCGGGTCCAGCGCGACGCCTACCTACCGGATCCGGCCCGCGCGGACGCCTACGACGCCCTGTTCGCCGAGTACCGCCTCCTGCACGAGCACTTCGGCACCGGCGCCGACAAGCAGCTCCACCGCCTGCGCGCCATCCGCAACACCGCCCTGGCCGCTGCCCCGGCCCCGATCCGCAACAGTGAGGCCTGA
- a CDS encoding LacI family DNA-binding transcriptional regulator, giving the protein MADVARVAGVSHQTVSRVLNGAPHVRPDTRDRVLAAIRELDYRPNSAARALVTRRSQTLGVVSFASALYGPAAMLDGIEQAARSAGYFVSVASLRSLDSRSLQEAVDRLRDQSVEGIVVIAPQISAVSAVAKLSSTVPVVAVGSGSQSRVPMVAVDNEAGALAATRHLLDLGHETVHHVAGPAGWLETRARQDGWRRALEAAGAPVPQVQSGDWSSRSGYEAGLRIATDPEVSAVFCANDHMALGLLRALHESGRTIPGAISVVGFDDIPEAAYFTPPLTTVRQDFGELGRRALELLVEELAGVGHARSHVLISPEMVLRRSAGPAPR; this is encoded by the coding sequence ATGGCGGACGTGGCGAGGGTCGCCGGGGTGTCCCACCAGACGGTGTCACGGGTGCTGAACGGAGCGCCGCACGTACGCCCCGACACCAGGGACCGGGTGCTCGCCGCCATCCGCGAGCTGGACTACCGGCCGAACTCGGCGGCCCGCGCGCTGGTCACCCGTCGCTCCCAGACCCTGGGCGTCGTCAGCTTCGCGAGCGCGCTGTACGGGCCCGCCGCCATGCTGGACGGCATCGAGCAGGCGGCCCGCAGTGCCGGGTACTTCGTCAGCGTGGCCAGCCTGCGATCGTTGGACAGCCGCTCGCTCCAGGAGGCGGTGGACCGCCTCCGTGATCAGAGCGTCGAGGGCATCGTCGTCATCGCGCCGCAGATCTCCGCCGTCAGCGCGGTGGCCAAGCTCTCCAGCACGGTGCCGGTGGTCGCGGTGGGTTCGGGCAGTCAGTCACGGGTGCCGATGGTGGCCGTGGACAACGAGGCCGGCGCGCTCGCCGCCACCCGGCACCTGTTGGACCTCGGGCACGAGACCGTGCACCATGTCGCCGGCCCGGCCGGCTGGTTGGAGACCAGGGCCCGGCAGGACGGCTGGCGCCGCGCCCTGGAGGCGGCCGGCGCGCCGGTGCCACAGGTGCAGAGCGGCGACTGGAGCTCCCGCTCCGGGTACGAGGCCGGCCTGCGGATCGCCACGGATCCGGAGGTCAGCGCGGTGTTCTGCGCCAACGACCACATGGCGCTCGGTCTGCTGCGGGCGCTGCACGAGTCGGGGCGGACGATCCCCGGCGCCATCAGTGTGGTCGGGTTCGACGACATCCCCGAGGCCGCGTACTTCACCCCGCCGCTCACCACCGTGCGCCAGGACTTCGGCGAGTTGGGCCGACGGGCGCTGGAGCTGCTGGTGGAGGAACTGGCGGGAGTCGGGCATGCCCGCAGCCACGTCCTGATCTCGCCCGAGATGGTGCTTCGCCGCAGCGCCGGGCCCGCCCCGCGCTGA
- a CDS encoding HD domain-containing protein produces the protein MGVLSLTEVETIARRAHAGQVDKAGRPYAEHLAAVARGVRERGGSAEQIAAAWLHDAVEDDALSQEWLDAARLPEQVKAIVGALTKRSGEPQQDYAARILATPGALLVKQADLAHNADPVRLAALDERTAARLTAKYARMRGLLGLLGPAAVGPAAAVDPAAVDPAAVDPAAVEPGSPAG, from the coding sequence ATGGGAGTGCTGAGCCTTACCGAGGTGGAGACGATCGCGCGCCGGGCCCACGCCGGCCAGGTCGACAAGGCGGGCCGGCCGTACGCCGAGCACCTGGCGGCCGTGGCGCGCGGGGTGCGCGAGCGAGGCGGCAGTGCGGAGCAGATCGCCGCCGCGTGGTTGCACGACGCGGTGGAGGACGACGCGCTGTCCCAGGAGTGGCTGGACGCCGCGCGGTTGCCCGAGCAGGTCAAGGCGATCGTCGGGGCGCTCACCAAGCGGTCGGGGGAGCCGCAGCAGGACTACGCGGCCCGGATCCTGGCGACGCCCGGTGCGTTGCTGGTCAAGCAGGCGGACCTGGCCCACAACGCCGATCCGGTGCGGCTCGCGGCCCTCGACGAGCGGACCGCCGCCCGGCTGACCGCGAAATACGCGCGTATGCGCGGCCTGCTCGGTCTGCTCGGCCCGGCGGCGGTCGGCCCGGCGGCAGCGGTCGACCCGGCAGCGGTCGACCCGGCAGCGGTCGACCCGGCGGCGGTCGAGCCCGGGAGTCCGGCCGGGTGA
- a CDS encoding cyclopropane-fatty-acyl-phospholipid synthase family protein, producing MIDDDTASGQEFWDARYLESERIWSGEPNAALVREVDGLAPGRALDLGCGEGGDSIWLARQGWLVTATDISQVALDRAARHAADAGVGDRVEWQRHDLGASFPAGLFELVSAHFLHSRGELPREEILRTAASAVAPGGVLLVVGHSGAPHWEQPGHGDVHLPGPEEVLAQLALADGRWEVLVCAEHERSQIGPDGKPGSRTDNTVKVRRLTV from the coding sequence ATGATCGACGACGACACCGCTTCCGGCCAGGAGTTCTGGGACGCCCGCTACCTGGAGAGCGAGCGGATCTGGAGCGGCGAGCCGAACGCCGCACTGGTCCGGGAGGTGGACGGCCTCGCGCCCGGCCGGGCGCTGGATCTGGGCTGCGGCGAGGGCGGGGACTCCATCTGGCTCGCCCGACAGGGTTGGCTGGTCACCGCGACCGACATCTCACAGGTCGCGCTCGACCGCGCGGCACGGCACGCCGCCGACGCCGGTGTCGGCGACCGCGTCGAGTGGCAACGGCACGACCTGGGCGCGTCGTTCCCGGCCGGCCTCTTCGAGCTCGTCTCGGCCCACTTCCTGCACTCACGCGGCGAGCTGCCGCGCGAGGAGATCCTGCGGACGGCCGCCTCCGCGGTCGCGCCGGGCGGGGTACTGCTCGTGGTCGGCCACTCGGGGGCGCCGCACTGGGAGCAGCCCGGTCACGGGGACGTCCACCTGCCCGGGCCGGAGGAGGTCCTGGCGCAGCTCGCGCTCGCGGACGGGCGGTGGGAGGTCCTGGTGTGCGCGGAGCACGAGCGCAGCCAGATCGGCCCGGACGGGAAGCCCGGCAGCCGGACGGACAACACCGTCAAGGTGCGGCGCCTGACCGTGTGA
- a CDS encoding dsRBD fold-containing protein: protein MHNQWDVELSFEEDGVHTACEARLVGARAPGLNAHGEAVRSADDRPLARIGEEMAAARALENLSRKLRSQVTGEIDDEGHRPAYLIY from the coding sequence ATGCACAACCAGTGGGACGTGGAGTTGAGCTTCGAGGAGGACGGCGTGCACACGGCGTGCGAGGCACGCCTGGTGGGTGCGCGGGCACCGGGCCTGAACGCCCACGGGGAGGCCGTGCGCAGCGCCGACGACCGGCCGCTGGCCCGGATCGGCGAGGAGATGGCGGCGGCGCGTGCGCTGGAGAACCTCTCCCGCAAGCTGCGCTCGCAGGTCACCGGTGAGATCGACGACGAAGGGCACCGGCCCGCCTATCTGATCTACTGA
- a CDS encoding DMT family transporter, with the protein MAVFLLALGAACCLGLGFVLQQQAAQRAPRADLLHWRLLLDLLRMPQWLLGTAFMVGGLVLSALALDKGEVSLVEPLLATNLLFAMGLSRVLTRQSLGRSGWAGVVLLGVGVTAFIVAGQPQGGGTPAGALRHWLTVGIISGLSLLLVSSARRMPLLEEATLLALAAGLLYGLQDALTRTVAQRLDTSGVAEVLRTWEPYAVLAAGVVGLLLVQSAFEAAPLRMSLPALTAAQPLTGIACAVAFLGDRLRVTPGALAWEAAGLLCIVVGVVVLGRHPAMPGSAKQP; encoded by the coding sequence GTGGCGGTCTTCCTCCTGGCGCTCGGCGCGGCTTGCTGCCTGGGTCTGGGGTTCGTCCTCCAGCAGCAGGCGGCCCAGCGGGCACCGCGTGCCGACCTGCTGCACTGGCGCCTGCTGCTCGACCTCCTCCGGATGCCGCAGTGGCTGCTCGGCACCGCGTTCATGGTCGGCGGCCTGGTGCTCAGCGCTCTTGCCCTGGACAAGGGCGAGGTCTCGCTGGTGGAACCACTGCTGGCCACCAATCTGCTCTTCGCGATGGGCCTCTCCCGGGTCCTCACCCGCCAGTCGCTCGGCCGCTCCGGTTGGGCCGGCGTGGTCCTGCTCGGCGTCGGCGTGACCGCCTTCATCGTGGCCGGCCAGCCGCAGGGCGGCGGCACCCCGGCCGGCGCCCTGCGGCACTGGCTGACGGTCGGCATCATCAGCGGCCTGAGCCTGCTGCTGGTCTCCTCCGCCCGCCGGATGCCGCTGCTGGAGGAGGCCACCCTGCTCGCGCTGGCCGCCGGCCTGCTGTACGGCCTGCAGGACGCCCTCACCCGGACGGTGGCCCAGCGGCTGGACACCAGTGGCGTCGCCGAGGTGCTGCGTACCTGGGAGCCGTACGCGGTGCTCGCGGCCGGGGTGGTCGGACTGCTGCTGGTGCAGTCCGCCTTCGAGGCCGCGCCGCTGCGGATGTCGCTGCCGGCCCTCACCGCCGCCCAGCCACTGACCGGCATCGCCTGCGCGGTGGCCTTTCTCGGCGACCGGTTACGGGTGACTCCGGGCGCCCTGGCCTGGGAGGCGGCCGGGTTGCTCTGCATCGTGGTCGGCGTGGTGGTGCTCGGCCGCCACCCGGCCATGCCGGGCTCCGCGAAGCAGCCGTGA